A single genomic interval of Microbacterium sp. BLY harbors:
- a CDS encoding carbohydrate ABC transporter permease encodes MFALLLTAPGLALLAAVVVYPLITALITAFYKQSLVEPGREFVGFQNIVDVLTGEFFPLLTQTLVFTLGTTIAPFVIGFGLALALNTRIRGAKVLRGLMLIPWLIPGVVVSFLWMWIFNANYGVLNAALETVGLIDSPQAWLANPTTAMIAVIVAKTWQSFPWMMVMLLAGLQTVPIELHEAAEIDGAGTIRRFFSITVPQMSGIIGLVILLEFIWNFQHFDIIYVLTGGGPAGSTQTFATAVYETAFDGFDLGHAGAIGLLWMILLMALVVVYVRLSEKGEKR; translated from the coding sequence ATGTTCGCGCTCCTCCTCACGGCTCCCGGCCTCGCGCTCCTCGCCGCCGTCGTCGTGTACCCCCTGATCACGGCCCTCATCACCGCGTTCTACAAGCAGAGCCTCGTCGAGCCCGGCCGCGAGTTCGTCGGCTTCCAGAACATCGTCGACGTGCTGACGGGCGAGTTCTTCCCCCTCCTCACCCAGACGCTCGTCTTCACCCTCGGCACGACCATCGCGCCGTTCGTGATCGGCTTCGGCCTCGCCCTCGCCCTGAACACGCGCATCCGCGGCGCCAAGGTGCTCCGCGGCCTCATGCTCATCCCGTGGCTGATCCCCGGCGTGGTCGTCTCGTTCCTCTGGATGTGGATCTTCAACGCCAACTACGGCGTGCTCAACGCCGCCCTGGAGACCGTCGGCCTCATCGACTCCCCCCAGGCGTGGCTCGCGAACCCCACCACCGCCATGATCGCCGTGATCGTCGCGAAGACGTGGCAGTCGTTCCCCTGGATGATGGTCATGCTCCTCGCCGGCCTGCAGACCGTGCCGATCGAGCTGCACGAGGCCGCCGAGATCGACGGCGCCGGCACCATCCGCCGGTTCTTCTCCATCACGGTCCCGCAGATGAGCGGCATCATCGGCCTCGTGATCCTGCTGGAGTTCATCTGGAACTTCCAGCACTTCGACATCATCTACGTCCTCACCGGCGGCGGTCCCGCCGGCTCCACCCAGACGTTCGCGACCGCCGTGTACGAGACCGCGTTCGACGGCTTCGACCTCGGCCACGCCGGGGCGATCGGCCTGCTCTGGATGATCCTGCTGATGGCGCTCGTCGTCGTCTACGTCCGCCTGTCCGAGAAGGGAGAGAAGCGATGA
- a CDS encoding carbohydrate ABC transporter permease, producing the protein MTAVLTEETVAAVSAPPAAPRRRRHRADRRASTVSAWIAVVVFGGFALLPVYWLLATSLTPRTEVFSYPPKLFPTEITFEAYAALANNPALFGYLRNSIVVSVITAILSVLVSAYMGYAFSKFRYRGRRSLMYFVLASQMFPQALLLITLYAVFSAYGLLNTYTALVLSFTTFTLPLCVWMLKGFFDTIPDELIEAARVDGASRMRIIHSIVLPLAAPGLIAAGLFAFVRGWNDFIFALTLAGPDKQTLPPGLVNTFIGEASTAWPELMAASLVVSLPVAIAFIALQRFLVGGLTAGAVKG; encoded by the coding sequence ATGACCGCCGTGCTGACCGAAGAGACGGTGGCCGCCGTCTCCGCCCCGCCCGCCGCGCCCCGCCGTCGACGCCACCGTGCCGACCGCCGCGCCTCCACCGTGAGCGCCTGGATCGCCGTCGTCGTGTTCGGCGGGTTCGCCCTGCTGCCCGTGTACTGGCTGCTGGCGACCTCGCTCACCCCGCGCACCGAGGTGTTCAGCTACCCGCCGAAGCTGTTCCCCACCGAGATCACGTTCGAGGCCTACGCCGCGCTCGCGAACAACCCGGCCCTGTTCGGCTACCTCCGCAACAGCATCGTCGTCTCCGTCATCACCGCGATCCTCTCGGTGCTGGTGTCGGCCTACATGGGCTACGCGTTCTCGAAGTTCCGCTACCGCGGCCGCCGCAGCCTCATGTACTTCGTGCTGGCGTCGCAGATGTTCCCGCAGGCCCTGCTGCTCATCACGCTCTACGCGGTGTTCTCGGCCTACGGTCTGCTCAACACCTACACGGCGCTCGTGCTGTCGTTCACGACGTTCACGCTGCCGCTGTGCGTGTGGATGCTGAAGGGCTTCTTCGACACGATCCCGGACGAGCTCATCGAGGCCGCCCGCGTCGACGGCGCGTCCCGCATGCGCATCATCCACTCCATCGTGCTGCCGCTGGCGGCGCCCGGCCTCATCGCCGCGGGCCTGTTCGCATTCGTCCGCGGCTGGAACGACTTCATCTTCGCCCTCACCCTCGCCGGTCCCGACAAGCAGACCCTGCCGCCGGGACTCGTCAACACGTTCATCGGCGAGGCGTCCACCGCCTGGCCGGAACTCATGGCGGCTTCGCTCGTGGTCTCGCTCCCCGTGGCCATCGCGTTCATCGCCCTGCAGCGCTTCCTCGTCGGCGGGCTCACCGCCGGCGCGGTCAAGGGCTGA
- a CDS encoding extracellular solute-binding protein, with the protein MSENTTVSRRQLLQFAGLGAAGLLLAGCMPSGGGSGSPSSSPGAGLGAGDFTATDFSFSSWSLTEEAAAPATRALLDGYKKTNDVGITEVSFPYNEYFKQLMLQVRGGQFTGAAHVDVAWLASLAALGKLEDVSALTKGRGYTTSSLEATQLDGKQYAFPWTIGAIGLITNSALLKKAGISEFPTTVDDFEAALKKLKGLGGGLIPYAASTKAAQLKDVLIWMQTFGSDLVKDGKVTIGDDASIEAVTWYKSLYDQGLIAADVDRFDARSLFAQGRAAIYDDAPVGRASVTKDSPDPDLASKLVPESRPVLKKGDTPRALVWGGAIAIVGGGAGDSTRTAADFGQWATSDLKAVLGDYELRGLPPVTEEAQASKEVASDAFGSRFAEKITATATTNPFWQYPQYAQIETVIADRVQAVLVGQQSAKDAMAQAGDQAQKLLG; encoded by the coding sequence ATGTCCGAGAACACCACCGTCTCCCGTCGCCAACTGCTGCAGTTCGCCGGGCTCGGCGCCGCCGGCCTCCTCCTCGCCGGTTGCATGCCGAGCGGCGGCGGCAGCGGCAGTCCGTCCTCCTCCCCCGGCGCCGGGCTCGGCGCCGGCGACTTCACCGCCACCGACTTCTCCTTCTCCAGCTGGTCGCTCACCGAGGAGGCCGCCGCCCCGGCCACCCGCGCGCTGCTCGACGGCTACAAGAAGACCAACGACGTCGGCATCACCGAGGTCTCCTTCCCCTACAACGAGTACTTCAAGCAGCTCATGCTCCAGGTGCGCGGCGGCCAGTTCACCGGCGCCGCCCACGTCGACGTCGCCTGGCTCGCCTCGCTGGCCGCGCTCGGCAAGCTGGAGGACGTCTCGGCGCTCACGAAGGGCCGCGGTTACACCACCTCGAGCCTGGAGGCCACGCAGCTCGACGGGAAGCAGTACGCGTTCCCGTGGACCATCGGCGCGATCGGCCTCATCACCAACTCCGCGCTCCTGAAGAAGGCCGGCATCTCGGAGTTCCCCACCACCGTCGACGACTTCGAGGCGGCGCTGAAGAAGCTCAAGGGCCTCGGCGGCGGGCTCATCCCCTACGCCGCCTCGACCAAGGCCGCGCAGCTGAAGGACGTCCTGATCTGGATGCAGACGTTCGGCAGCGACCTCGTCAAGGATGGGAAGGTCACGATCGGCGACGATGCGAGCATCGAGGCGGTCACCTGGTACAAGTCGCTCTACGACCAGGGGCTCATCGCCGCCGACGTCGACCGCTTCGACGCCCGGTCGCTGTTCGCCCAGGGACGCGCCGCCATCTACGACGACGCCCCCGTCGGTCGCGCCTCCGTCACGAAGGACTCGCCGGATCCCGACCTCGCCTCCAAGCTCGTGCCCGAATCCCGACCGGTGCTGAAGAAGGGCGACACCCCGCGTGCCCTCGTCTGGGGTGGCGCCATCGCCATCGTCGGCGGCGGAGCCGGAGACAGCACCCGCACGGCCGCGGACTTCGGTCAGTGGGCCACGAGCGACCTGAAGGCGGTCCTCGGCGACTACGAGCTGCGCGGTCTGCCGCCCGTCACCGAGGAGGCACAGGCGTCGAAGGAGGTCGCGTCCGACGCGTTCGGCTCGCGCTTCGCCGAGAAGATCACCGCGACCGCGACCACCAACCCCTTCTGGCAGTACCCGCAGTACGCCCAGATCGAGACCGTGATCGCCGACCGCGTGCAGGCCGTCCTCGTGGGACAGCAGAGCGCGAAGGACGCGATGGCGCAGGCCGGCGACCAGGCGCAGAAGCTGCTGGGCTGA
- a CDS encoding BNR-4 repeat-containing protein, protein MTLRSKAGATAAAALTAIVLAAPAPATAATPDVETVPVTVDSSNQSGWWNPLVLDGDETYFAYNVPGSEATKHQVNLAVRAADGTWTSGCLRLTTGACAEYLDDNGHNQPSIAIDGDGYIHAFVSMHHEPWKYFRSTAPYDATSLVDVSAEMPDPGAAISYPVTAQGADGDIWLMVRVGADPQARRDGVLYHYDPAAGTWTRETTIAAAVNHSFYPDDLEVDADGRVHVLWEWGPWPADPYRHLGSYAVYDPATGGFRDVAGQALPTPIRPDTPGAVVWRAYEAGETIGDAVPAVQTAKMALDGGDLVGVTYRYADETENAFDVQWAAWNGTAWTSETLVDTDALGSGVQTIAALDTTTAGGETRVYAVISVQDCGITRSQTVLLTAGASGWTADTVGDPVVGQQRLRAATRTDGTDVVYLSAPAVPGGGTLRHAEIPRDGQPGATTLADVVASLRGDDGGVNLALGGTATASSQLRADTGPEKAIDGGCTDASRWISATEDTQPTITVEWDEAAPLDVVRVRSGYTVGPPQTSVLRDFTVQLRTAGGWVTVGTITGNTKTTVVVDAQGRTADAVRLLITDPSDSATDVARVYEIEAIAAR, encoded by the coding sequence ATGACCCTCCGCTCGAAGGCCGGCGCCACCGCTGCCGCCGCCCTCACCGCGATCGTCCTCGCCGCTCCGGCTCCGGCCACCGCTGCGACCCCCGATGTCGAGACCGTGCCCGTGACGGTCGACAGCTCCAACCAGTCCGGCTGGTGGAACCCGCTCGTCCTCGACGGCGACGAGACGTACTTCGCCTACAACGTGCCCGGCTCGGAGGCGACGAAGCACCAGGTGAACCTGGCCGTCCGCGCCGCCGACGGCACGTGGACCTCCGGTTGCCTGCGCCTCACGACCGGCGCGTGCGCGGAGTACCTCGACGACAACGGCCACAACCAGCCGTCCATCGCGATCGACGGCGACGGGTACATCCACGCGTTCGTCTCGATGCACCATGAACCGTGGAAGTACTTCCGCTCCACGGCGCCCTACGACGCGACATCGCTGGTCGACGTGAGCGCGGAGATGCCCGACCCCGGCGCGGCGATCTCCTACCCGGTCACCGCGCAGGGTGCCGACGGCGACATCTGGCTCATGGTGCGCGTCGGCGCCGACCCGCAGGCGCGGCGCGACGGCGTCCTGTACCACTACGACCCCGCCGCCGGGACGTGGACCCGTGAGACGACGATCGCCGCGGCCGTGAACCACTCCTTCTATCCCGACGACCTCGAGGTCGACGCCGACGGGCGCGTGCACGTGCTGTGGGAGTGGGGCCCCTGGCCCGCCGATCCCTACCGCCACCTCGGCTCCTACGCGGTCTACGACCCCGCCACCGGAGGCTTCCGCGACGTCGCCGGGCAGGCCCTGCCGACCCCGATCCGTCCGGACACCCCCGGTGCTGTCGTGTGGCGGGCGTACGAGGCCGGCGAGACCATCGGCGACGCCGTGCCCGCGGTGCAGACCGCGAAGATGGCGCTCGACGGCGGCGACCTCGTCGGCGTGACCTACCGGTACGCGGACGAGACCGAGAACGCGTTCGACGTGCAGTGGGCCGCCTGGAACGGCACGGCCTGGACGAGCGAGACCCTCGTCGACACGGACGCGCTCGGAAGCGGCGTGCAGACCATCGCGGCGCTCGACACCACCACCGCGGGCGGCGAGACCCGCGTGTACGCGGTGATCTCGGTGCAGGACTGCGGCATCACCCGCAGCCAGACCGTGCTGCTGACCGCCGGCGCCTCCGGGTGGACGGCCGACACCGTGGGCGACCCCGTCGTGGGGCAGCAGCGCCTCCGCGCGGCCACCCGCACCGACGGCACCGACGTGGTCTACCTCAGCGCCCCGGCGGTCCCCGGCGGCGGCACCCTCCGTCACGCGGAGATCCCGCGGGACGGCCAGCCGGGGGCCACCACGCTCGCCGATGTCGTCGCGTCCCTCCGCGGCGATGACGGCGGGGTGAACCTGGCCCTGGGCGGCACCGCCACCGCCTCCTCGCAGCTGCGCGCCGACACCGGCCCGGAGAAGGCGATCGACGGCGGCTGCACCGACGCGAGCCGGTGGATCTCGGCGACCGAGGACACCCAGCCGACCATCACCGTCGAGTGGGACGAGGCCGCGCCGCTGGACGTCGTCCGGGTACGCAGCGGCTACACGGTCGGGCCGCCGCAGACGTCCGTGCTGCGCGACTTCACCGTGCAGCTCCGGACCGCCGGCGGCTGGGTCACGGTCGGCACCATCACCGGCAACACGAAGACGACGGTCGTCGTCGACGCCCAGGGACGGACCGCCGACGCCGTCCGACTCCTCATCACCGACCCGTCCGACTCCGCCACCGACGTCGCCCGCGTCTACGAGATCGAAGCGATCGCCGCACGCTGA